One stretch of Chitinophaga pendula DNA includes these proteins:
- a CDS encoding NifU family protein, with protein MIKTGNPIISIYTEMTPNPETMKFVANKLLYPGKSIDFPDEASAKPSPLATELFSFPFIRGVFIMANFITLTKTVDTDWSDIIPTVKAFLKEYLEEGRPVVNEDEIVVTKTVATNEVNADDSDVVKRIKELLENYVKPAVEMDGGAIQFKDYEDGVVKLMLQGSCSGCPSSMITLKAGIEGMMKRMIPEVKEVVAEAE; from the coding sequence ATGATTAAAACAGGCAATCCCATTATAAGCATATATACGGAGATGACACCGAACCCGGAGACGATGAAGTTTGTGGCAAACAAACTGTTGTATCCTGGTAAGAGCATCGATTTTCCGGATGAGGCCAGTGCAAAACCGTCGCCCCTGGCTACGGAGTTGTTCAGCTTCCCTTTTATCAGAGGGGTGTTTATCATGGCAAACTTTATTACCCTGACAAAAACGGTGGATACTGACTGGAGTGATATCATTCCTACAGTGAAAGCGTTCTTGAAAGAGTATCTGGAAGAGGGTCGTCCGGTGGTGAACGAAGATGAGATCGTGGTGACAAAGACCGTTGCTACTAACGAAGTGAATGCGGATGACAGTGATGTAGTAAAACGTATTAAAGAATTATTGGAAAACTATGTGAAACCTGCGGTTGAAATGGATGGCGGTGCTATCCAGTTCAAAGATTATGAGGATGGCGTGGTAAAGCTGATGTTGCAGGGTTCCTGTTCCGGATGTCCTTCGTCCATGATCACGCTGAAGGCTGGTATTGAAGGTATGATGAAACGCATGATACCTGAGGTGAAAGAGGTCGTGGCAGAAGCTGAATAA
- a CDS encoding glutamate synthase subunit beta, which translates to MGKPTGFLEFTRELPGKSKPADRIQHYNEFIERFPEEKLNQQSARCMNCGVPFCHSGCPLGNVIPEFNDAVYRQDWREAYDILTSTNNFPEFTGRICPAPCESACVLGINQPPVAIEEIERHIIEIAFDKGLVQAKTPRVRTGKKVAVIGSGPAGLAAAAQLNSAGHLVTVFERDDAPGGLLRYGIPDFKLEKWVIDRRIKLMEEEGITFLCNANVGVNVNVNDLLREYSAIVLAGGSTIPRDLDIPGRNLQGVHFAMDFLKQQNKRVSNRQVEGSDILAAGKRVVVIGGGDTGSDCVGTSNRHGATNITQLELLPKPPEARTSFMPWPTYPMVLKTSSSHEEGASREWAVATKAFIGDEQGKLKALKIVKLEWALGADGRPGGFKEVPGTEQEIPCELAFLAMGFVHPQHTGMLDDLGVEKDERGNVKATERAYQTSIPKIFAAGDIRRGQSLVVWAISEGRECARKVDEFLMGTSQLESKDNSLQALAIL; encoded by the coding sequence ATGGGCAAACCAACAGGATTTCTTGAATTTACGCGCGAACTGCCTGGCAAATCAAAGCCGGCAGACAGGATACAACACTATAACGAGTTTATAGAGCGGTTCCCGGAAGAGAAGCTGAACCAGCAGTCCGCCCGTTGTATGAACTGTGGCGTTCCCTTTTGCCATAGCGGATGCCCTCTGGGCAACGTGATACCCGAGTTCAATGACGCCGTATACCGCCAGGACTGGCGCGAAGCGTACGATATATTAACCAGTACCAACAACTTCCCGGAATTCACCGGCCGCATCTGCCCAGCTCCGTGCGAAAGCGCCTGCGTACTGGGCATCAACCAACCTCCCGTTGCCATCGAAGAGATCGAACGCCATATCATCGAGATCGCTTTCGATAAAGGGCTCGTACAGGCCAAAACACCTCGCGTGCGCACAGGCAAAAAAGTGGCAGTAATAGGCTCCGGCCCCGCCGGCCTCGCCGCTGCCGCCCAGCTCAACTCTGCCGGCCATCTCGTCACCGTATTCGAAAGAGATGACGCCCCCGGAGGCCTCCTCAGATACGGTATCCCCGATTTTAAACTGGAAAAGTGGGTCATCGACCGCCGTATAAAACTGATGGAAGAAGAAGGGATCACCTTCCTCTGTAATGCCAACGTAGGCGTAAATGTCAACGTCAACGACCTACTGCGCGAATATAGCGCTATCGTGCTGGCAGGTGGCTCCACCATCCCCCGCGATCTCGATATCCCGGGTCGTAACCTCCAGGGCGTACACTTCGCCATGGATTTCCTCAAACAACAGAACAAAAGAGTCAGCAACCGCCAGGTAGAGGGCTCCGATATACTGGCCGCCGGCAAACGCGTTGTAGTAATAGGAGGGGGCGATACCGGCTCCGACTGTGTAGGTACCTCCAACCGCCATGGTGCTACTAACATCACCCAACTTGAACTGCTTCCCAAACCACCCGAAGCCCGCACCTCCTTCATGCCATGGCCTACTTATCCCATGGTACTCAAAACATCCTCTTCCCACGAAGAAGGCGCCAGCAGAGAATGGGCCGTGGCCACCAAAGCTTTTATCGGCGACGAACAGGGCAAACTGAAAGCGCTGAAGATCGTGAAACTGGAATGGGCATTGGGCGCCGATGGCAGACCAGGTGGATTCAAAGAAGTGCCAGGTACCGAACAGGAAATACCTTGCGAGCTGGCATTCCTCGCCATGGGCTTCGTTCATCCCCAGCATACCGGCATGCTGGACGACCTGGGCGTCGAAAAAGATGAAAGAGGCAATGTAAAAGCCACCGAAAGAGCTTACCAAACTTCCATACCCAAAATATTCGCCGCCGGAGATATCCGCCGGGGACAGTCCCTGGTAGTATGGGCCATCAGCGAAGGACGCGAATGCGCCCGCAAAGTAGACGAATTCCTCATGGGTACCTCCCAGCTCGAAAGCAAGGACAATTCCCTCCAGGCACTCGCTATCTTGTAA
- the gltB gene encoding glutamate synthase large subunit: MHEVRNLQGLYRPEFEHDACGTGFTAHIKGRKSHQIIRDALTMLENMEHRGACGCERTTGDGAGILIQMPHEFLYNECLEIGIRLPEFGKYGVGMIFFPKEPRWREECREILQRAAEKLGLEILGYRKVPVRPEGIGESALSVEPEIEQVFIACPHHINDQESFERKLFILRNYISKTVRNTVPKDKASFYIVSLSSKTIVYKGQLTTYQVRHYYMDLSDEKMVSAFALIHSRFATNTFPSWKLAHPYRYIAHNGEINTLKGNLNWLRAGERDFASKYFSAEEMEMILPIVEEGQSDSASLDNVVELLTLSGRSLPHVMMMLIPEAWDGNEDMDPAKKAFYEYHASLMEPWDGPASISFTDGKIIGATLDRNGLRPSRFVVTKDDRVIMASEAGVLPIDPANIQQKGRLQPGKMFIVDMEQGRIIGDEELKQTICTQQPYGEWLNKYKIRLEELPEPRVTFTHLEHDQIFKYQRSFGYSTEDLETIISPMAIEGKEPVGSMGTDVPLAILSDQPQHLSSYFKQLFAQVTNPPIDPIRERLVMSLATFVGNNGNLLDENPLHCHGLALHHPILNNYELEKIRSIDTGIFQAKTLHTYFKADGKPGSLEKGLARLCRYAVDAVDDGFEVIILSDRAIDSEHAAIPSLLAASAVHHHLIRKGYRGQVGLIVEAGDVWEVHHFACLLGFGATAINPYLALSTIRDMKLGGKLQTSLDVDQLKKNYIKAVCDGLLKVFSKMGISTLQSYQGAQIFEILGINQSVVDRYFAGAVSRLQGLGLDEIARETLAKHWVGYGRKETPVQRLTTGGVYQWKRKGEFHLFNPTTIHLLQYATRQGDYNIFKKYSKAINEQTEQACTLRSLFSFKRNRSAVPIEEVEPAADILKRFATGAMSFGSISHEAHSTLAIAMNRIGAKSNTGEGGEDELRYELLPNGDSMRSAIKQVASARFGVTSYYLTNADELQIKMAQGAKPGEGGQLPGHKVDEWIAKVRHSTPGVGLISPPPHHDIYSIEDLAQLIFDLKNANRAARISVKLVSKAGVGTIAAGVAKAHADVILIAGNDGGTGASPISSIKHAGLPWELGLAETHQTLVRNKLRSRVIVQADGQLRTGRDIAIATLLGAEEWGVATAALIVEGCIMMRKCHLNTCPVGVATQDPELRKRFAGDPQHVVNLFTFLVEELREIMASLGFRTINEMVGQVECLQVREGVDHWKYKHLDLSPVLYREPAGPEVGLYKQEEQDHGISEVLDWQLLKAAQPAIDKKTRVFQQYNVRNTDRTIGTIVSNEISKKYKSEGLPEDTIHFKFLGSAGQSFGAFNTKGVTLELEGEANDYFGKGLSGAKLILYPSAEAGFKAEENSIAGNVAFYGATSGEAYIRGKAGERFCVRNSGATVVVEGVGDHGCEYMTGGKAVILGSTGRNFGAGMSGGIAFVYDVKGTFAGYCNRDMIDLDPLDQDDITQLHDLITKHHAYTNSTVARFILKDWENQLRHFVKVFPKEYKVALKAAVSAKQQVRK, translated from the coding sequence ATGCACGAAGTGAGAAATTTGCAAGGACTGTATCGCCCGGAATTTGAGCATGATGCCTGCGGAACCGGTTTCACCGCCCACATCAAAGGGCGCAAATCGCATCAGATCATCCGGGACGCTTTGACCATGCTCGAAAACATGGAACATCGCGGCGCCTGCGGCTGCGAACGCACCACGGGTGATGGCGCCGGCATCCTCATCCAGATGCCCCATGAGTTCCTGTATAATGAATGTCTGGAAATAGGCATCCGCCTCCCCGAATTTGGTAAATACGGCGTCGGCATGATCTTCTTCCCCAAAGAACCTCGCTGGAGAGAAGAATGCCGCGAAATACTGCAAAGAGCGGCCGAAAAACTCGGCCTCGAAATATTAGGATATCGTAAAGTACCCGTTCGCCCCGAAGGAATAGGAGAGAGCGCCCTCTCCGTAGAACCCGAGATCGAACAGGTATTCATCGCCTGCCCGCATCATATTAACGACCAGGAGTCTTTCGAACGCAAACTGTTCATTCTCCGTAACTATATTTCAAAAACTGTCCGGAACACCGTTCCCAAAGACAAAGCCTCCTTCTACATCGTTTCCCTCTCCTCTAAAACGATCGTATATAAAGGACAACTGACCACCTACCAGGTAAGACATTACTATATGGATCTCAGCGACGAGAAAATGGTGTCCGCCTTCGCGCTCATCCACTCCCGCTTCGCAACCAACACCTTCCCCAGCTGGAAACTGGCACACCCATATAGATATATCGCCCACAACGGCGAGATCAACACCCTCAAAGGAAATCTCAACTGGCTGCGCGCCGGCGAAAGGGACTTCGCCTCCAAATACTTCTCCGCAGAAGAAATGGAAATGATCCTGCCTATCGTAGAAGAAGGCCAGTCCGACTCCGCCAGCCTCGACAACGTCGTAGAACTACTCACCCTCTCCGGCCGGTCACTGCCACATGTAATGATGATGCTCATCCCCGAAGCATGGGATGGCAACGAAGACATGGACCCGGCCAAAAAAGCATTCTACGAGTACCACGCCTCCCTTATGGAACCCTGGGACGGCCCCGCTTCCATCTCCTTCACAGATGGTAAGATCATCGGCGCCACCCTCGACCGTAATGGACTTCGCCCCAGCCGCTTCGTCGTTACCAAAGACGATCGCGTGATCATGGCCTCCGAAGCCGGCGTACTGCCCATAGACCCCGCCAACATACAGCAAAAAGGCCGGCTGCAACCGGGCAAAATGTTCATCGTAGACATGGAACAGGGCCGCATCATCGGTGATGAAGAGCTCAAACAAACCATTTGCACCCAACAGCCCTACGGCGAATGGCTCAATAAATACAAGATCAGACTGGAAGAACTCCCGGAACCTAGGGTCACCTTCACCCACCTGGAACACGACCAGATCTTCAAATACCAGCGATCCTTCGGTTACAGCACCGAAGACCTGGAAACCATCATCTCCCCCATGGCCATCGAGGGCAAAGAACCCGTAGGCTCCATGGGCACCGACGTACCACTGGCCATCCTCAGCGATCAGCCACAACACCTGAGCAGCTACTTCAAACAGCTGTTCGCACAGGTAACCAACCCACCCATCGACCCCATCCGGGAAAGACTGGTGATGTCCCTGGCCACCTTCGTCGGCAACAATGGCAACCTGCTCGACGAGAACCCGCTGCACTGTCACGGTCTCGCCCTGCATCATCCCATCCTGAACAACTACGAACTGGAAAAGATCCGCAGCATCGACACCGGTATCTTCCAGGCCAAAACCTTACATACCTACTTCAAAGCCGATGGCAAACCAGGCTCCCTCGAAAAAGGCCTCGCCCGCCTCTGCCGCTATGCTGTAGATGCCGTAGATGATGGTTTCGAAGTAATCATCCTCTCCGACAGGGCCATCGATTCCGAACATGCCGCCATCCCCTCCCTGCTGGCCGCTTCCGCCGTTCACCACCACCTCATCCGAAAAGGATACCGTGGCCAGGTAGGACTTATCGTAGAAGCCGGCGACGTTTGGGAAGTACATCACTTCGCCTGCCTGCTGGGCTTCGGTGCCACCGCCATCAATCCGTACCTCGCTCTCAGCACCATCCGCGATATGAAACTGGGTGGCAAACTGCAAACCTCCCTCGACGTAGATCAACTCAAAAAGAACTATATCAAAGCCGTTTGCGATGGCTTGCTCAAAGTATTCTCCAAAATGGGTATCTCCACCCTCCAGTCTTACCAGGGGGCACAGATATTCGAAATACTGGGTATCAACCAGTCCGTGGTAGACCGCTACTTCGCCGGTGCTGTTTCCCGCCTGCAAGGGCTCGGCCTCGACGAGATCGCAAGAGAAACACTGGCCAAACACTGGGTAGGATATGGCCGCAAAGAAACACCCGTACAACGCCTCACCACCGGCGGCGTATACCAATGGAAAAGGAAGGGCGAATTCCACTTATTCAACCCGACCACCATCCACCTGCTGCAATACGCTACCCGCCAGGGTGACTATAATATCTTCAAGAAGTACTCCAAAGCGATCAACGAACAGACCGAACAGGCCTGCACCTTACGCAGCCTCTTCTCCTTCAAACGTAATCGCAGTGCCGTACCCATCGAAGAAGTAGAACCAGCAGCCGACATCCTGAAACGTTTCGCTACCGGCGCCATGAGCTTCGGCTCCATTTCGCACGAAGCCCACTCCACACTCGCCATCGCCATGAACCGCATCGGCGCCAAGAGCAATACCGGCGAAGGGGGAGAAGATGAACTGCGTTATGAACTCCTGCCCAATGGCGACAGCATGCGCTCCGCCATCAAACAGGTCGCCAGCGCCCGCTTCGGTGTCACCAGCTACTACCTCACCAACGCAGACGAACTGCAGATCAAAATGGCACAGGGCGCCAAACCGGGTGAAGGTGGACAGCTGCCTGGCCATAAAGTAGACGAATGGATCGCCAAAGTAAGACACTCCACACCGGGAGTAGGCCTCATATCACCTCCTCCACACCACGATATCTACTCTATCGAAGACCTGGCACAGCTCATCTTCGACCTTAAAAACGCCAACCGCGCCGCCCGTATCAGCGTTAAGCTGGTATCCAAAGCCGGTGTAGGCACTATCGCGGCCGGTGTGGCCAAAGCCCATGCCGACGTGATCCTCATCGCAGGTAACGATGGCGGCACCGGCGCTTCTCCCATCAGCTCCATCAAACATGCAGGGCTGCCTTGGGAACTGGGCCTCGCCGAAACCCATCAGACCCTCGTTCGTAACAAACTTCGCAGCCGCGTGATCGTACAGGCCGACGGACAACTCCGCACCGGCCGCGATATCGCCATCGCCACCCTGCTCGGCGCCGAAGAATGGGGCGTAGCCACCGCTGCTCTCATAGTAGAAGGCTGTATCATGATGCGCAAATGCCATCTCAATACCTGCCCCGTAGGCGTCGCTACCCAGGACCCCGAACTGCGCAAACGCTTCGCCGGTGATCCGCAACACGTAGTGAACCTCTTCACCTTCCTAGTCGAAGAACTCCGCGAAATCATGGCCAGCCTCGGTTTCCGTACCATCAACGAAATGGTCGGACAGGTAGAATGCCTCCAGGTACGCGAAGGGGTAGACCACTGGAAATACAAACACCTCGACCTCTCTCCGGTACTCTATCGCGAACCCGCCGGACCAGAAGTAGGCTTGTACAAACAGGAAGAACAAGATCACGGTATCAGCGAAGTGCTCGACTGGCAACTGCTCAAAGCAGCACAACCTGCTATAGATAAGAAAACACGCGTATTCCAGCAATACAACGTCCGCAATACAGACCGGACCATCGGTACCATCGTCTCCAACGAAATATCTAAAAAGTATAAGAGCGAAGGACTGCCGGAAGATACCATCCACTTCAAGTTCCTGGGCTCCGCCGGACAAAGCTTCGGTGCTTTCAATACCAAAGGAGTGACCCTCGAACTCGAAGGAGAAGCCAATGACTACTTCGGTAAAGGCCTCTCCGGTGCTAAGCTCATCCTCTACCCGTCTGCTGAAGCCGGGTTCAAAGCAGAAGAAAACAGCATCGCCGGTAACGTAGCCTTCTACGGCGCCACCTCCGGAGAAGCCTATATCCGCGGTAAAGCCGGCGAACGTTTCTGCGTCCGCAACTCCGGCGCCACCGTCGTGGTAGAAGGGGTAGGCGATCATGGCTGCGAATATATGACGGGCGGTAAAGCCGTCATACTCGGCAGCACCGGCCGCAACTTCGGCGCCGGTATGAGTGGCGGTATCGCCTTCGTATACGATGTAAAAGGCACCTTCGCCGGGTACTGTAACCGCGATATGATCGACCTCGATCCGCTCGATCAGGACGACATCACCCAGCTGCACGACCTGATCACCAAACACCACGCTTATACTAACAGCACCGTGGCCAGATTCATCCTCAAAGACTGGGAAAATCAACTACGGCATTTCGTAAAAGTATTCCCGAAAGAATACAAGGTAGCATTGAAAGCCGCTGTCTCTGCCAAACAACAGGTAAGAAAATAA
- a CDS encoding methylglyoxal synthase gives MQAVKTLKARKRIALIAHDHKKAELIDWAVYNKTVLARHELYATGTTGRLLEENLDVPVRKLLSGPLGGDQQIGALIAEGNVDAVIFFWDPMEALPHDPDIKALLRLSAVWNIPLACNRTSADFLMTSPLMHQEYEVILPDYSQYIGRKV, from the coding sequence ATGCAAGCCGTTAAAACACTTAAAGCAAGGAAACGCATCGCGCTCATCGCGCACGACCACAAAAAAGCAGAGCTCATCGACTGGGCTGTTTATAACAAAACCGTCCTGGCACGTCACGAACTTTACGCTACCGGCACCACCGGCCGCCTGCTCGAAGAAAACCTCGACGTGCCCGTCCGCAAACTACTTAGCGGCCCCCTGGGTGGCGACCAGCAAATCGGCGCCCTCATCGCTGAAGGCAACGTCGACGCCGTTATCTTCTTCTGGGACCCCATGGAAGCCCTGCCGCACGACCCGGATATCAAAGCCCTGCTCCGCCTCAGCGCCGTATGGAATATCCCGCTGGCCTGCAACCGCACCTCCGCCGATTTCCTCATGACCTCTCCGCTCATGCACCAGGAATACGAGGTCATCCTCCCCGACTACTCTCAATACATTGGCCGCAAGGTCTGA
- a CDS encoding glycoside hydrolase family 10 protein: MVKQLLAGVVLLCSFLGPARAQLPPKRELRAVWIATVENIDWPSRRGLSSEQQQQEFINILNQQQRNGMNAVVVQVRPVADAFYASPFEPWSEYLTGVQGQAPNPYYDPLQFMIAETHKRGMEFHAWFNPYRAVFNVNRSSVAANHITRLKPQWFLTYGDKKYFNPGIQEVRDYVALIIKDVVHRYDIDAVHFDDYFYPYRLPGKEFPDYATYRLQGTNMMIDDWRRANVDAIIQQLGTTIKAEKPWVKFGISPFGVWRNRDKDPEGSDTRGGQTNYDDLYADVLKWLRNKWIDYVTPQLYWESGHRLVAYEVLLDWWSRHGYGRHVYIGHGVYRLGSNAAWKNPNELPQQILDARTLSTVQGSMFYSAKSFSGNPLGIEDTLRNHLYKYPALRPAMPWLGLRAPEPPYFIDAFERPSGLHLYWADDDTSGRTNQYALYRFEANEVINLNDPSKIIAIVPQMPDPQFVDVAYVKGHLYTYIVTALDRVQNESPASDPLRMRMAGREVQFLFEP; the protein is encoded by the coding sequence ATGGTGAAGCAACTTTTAGCCGGAGTGGTGCTACTATGCAGCTTCCTGGGTCCGGCTCGGGCGCAATTGCCGCCCAAACGGGAACTAAGAGCTGTCTGGATCGCAACCGTAGAAAACATCGACTGGCCTTCCAGAAGAGGACTATCCTCCGAACAACAACAACAGGAGTTCATTAATATTCTCAACCAGCAACAACGAAATGGCATGAACGCCGTGGTCGTACAGGTACGTCCCGTAGCCGATGCCTTCTATGCCTCCCCCTTCGAACCCTGGTCCGAATACCTCACCGGTGTACAAGGGCAGGCCCCCAATCCCTACTACGATCCCCTCCAGTTCATGATCGCCGAAACCCATAAAAGGGGAATGGAGTTCCATGCCTGGTTCAATCCATATCGCGCCGTATTCAACGTCAACAGGAGCAGCGTTGCCGCCAACCACATCACCCGGCTCAAACCACAATGGTTCCTTACCTACGGCGATAAAAAATACTTCAACCCGGGTATACAGGAAGTACGCGACTATGTCGCTCTCATCATCAAAGACGTCGTACATCGTTATGATATCGACGCCGTTCACTTCGACGATTACTTCTACCCCTACCGCCTGCCGGGAAAAGAATTTCCCGACTACGCCACCTACCGGCTGCAAGGCACTAACATGATGATCGACGACTGGCGCCGTGCCAACGTCGATGCTATCATCCAGCAACTCGGCACTACCATTAAAGCAGAAAAGCCCTGGGTAAAATTCGGTATCAGCCCCTTCGGCGTATGGCGCAACCGCGATAAAGACCCAGAAGGCTCCGATACCCGCGGCGGCCAGACCAACTACGACGACCTCTACGCCGATGTGCTCAAATGGCTGCGCAATAAATGGATAGATTATGTAACCCCCCAATTGTATTGGGAGAGTGGCCACCGCCTCGTCGCATATGAAGTACTGCTCGACTGGTGGAGCCGCCATGGATATGGCCGTCACGTCTATATCGGCCATGGCGTATACCGCCTCGGCAGCAATGCCGCCTGGAAAAATCCCAACGAACTGCCCCAGCAAATACTGGATGCCCGCACCCTCAGCACCGTACAGGGCAGCATGTTCTATAGCGCCAAGTCGTTCTCCGGCAACCCGCTGGGCATAGAAGACACCTTGCGTAATCACCTCTATAAATATCCAGCCCTCCGGCCTGCCATGCCCTGGCTGGGCCTCCGCGCACCGGAGCCTCCGTATTTCATCGATGCCTTCGAACGCCCCTCCGGCCTGCATCTATACTGGGCCGACGACGATACCTCCGGCCGTACCAATCAATACGCCCTCTATCGCTTCGAAGCCAATGAAGTCATCAATCTCAACGATCCGTCCAAGATCATCGCTATCGTTCCGCAAATGCCGGATCCGCAATTCGTCGATGTCGCCTACGTCAAAGGACATCTGTACACCTACATCGTCACCGCCCTCGATCGTGTACAAAACGAAAGCCCCGCCAGCGACCCGCTGCGTATGCGCATGGCCGGCAGGGAAGTACAGTTCCTCTTTGAACCTTAA
- a CDS encoding type II toxin-antitoxin system PemK/MazF family toxin → MSLETILYSKAEYIADTAVFLFEPDNSDDHLHQLYRLLDLSEVYSLVYDTHHTTTPTTHTAPDKVPKGTVVLIPFPFTDNSDTKLRPALVLAQTSHDITLVFMTTRIHHQQSTDVLIHPQPGNGIKRTSLLRLSKIATLAKDMVAGTLGRLDHHTMNEVNEKLIKLLRLHTHS, encoded by the coding sequence ATGTCGTTGGAAACCATCCTCTACAGCAAAGCTGAATATATCGCTGATACCGCCGTATTCCTCTTCGAACCCGACAACAGCGATGACCACCTCCACCAGTTATACCGCCTGCTCGACCTCTCCGAAGTCTATTCGCTGGTATACGACACCCACCACACTACTACCCCCACCACTCACACCGCTCCCGACAAAGTACCTAAAGGCACCGTCGTTCTCATCCCATTCCCCTTCACCGACAACTCTGACACCAAACTACGCCCCGCCCTCGTACTCGCCCAAACCTCCCACGACATCACCCTCGTATTCATGACCACCCGCATCCACCACCAGCAATCCACCGATGTACTCATCCACCCACAGCCCGGCAACGGTATCAAAAGAACCTCCCTGCTGCGGCTATCCAAGATCGCGACCCTGGCTAAAGACATGGTCGCTGGTACCCTCGGCCGCCTCGATCACCACACCATGAACGAAGTCAACGAAAAACTGATCAAGTTACTCCGTCTTCACACCCACAGCTAA
- a CDS encoding PNGase F N-terminal domain-containing protein, whose translation MSRILAVVAGLALIQPVMGQRKAAPPQQEAVVTYGVRNNGKAIRANALTLYIKGPRVYLAPPDGASQQEQQYLDMQEQVSYQVLTDDKGQRYTLRKPFSTYAQPELLTDTATILGYRCKKAKLFIRSNTIEVWYTDQLPIKGTPGIATGAGLGLVLKTVRNGSFEQIAQKIDFRPVKDKELNWPADMGQRVDDAAYMQQVIERRYVTLPIFDNEQICFGAPTDTVQQLSAGVTYHFAGGTVILKKVKLPVPQAGQQLFAELVQYSNGDAYDRTGSVFVIPTDKATSFLDGLQKGVQALPVYTDKQGKKYQGVTVTDHYQPTLELMRFFTPFGVRQFNQQVQIKGYQWADSALYKQDITELHARMQGDVLLGVFIGNYDKGGHKVSLRLKYYPGYSKEESAKMSKTWISPVFNTTNLMEMAGQEYATMFKQDSLRITVDIPAGLKNLQLRYITTGHGGWGGGDEFNPKLNEIFVDGKRVYHFMPWRTDCATYRLLNPASGNFGNGLSSSDLSRSNWCPGTLTLPVSIPLPDLAPGKHTIQVAIPLGEPEGGSFSAWNVSGCLIGEQG comes from the coding sequence ATGAGCCGAATTTTGGCTGTAGTAGCAGGTCTAGCCCTGATACAGCCGGTCATGGGACAACGGAAGGCAGCGCCACCGCAACAAGAGGCAGTAGTGACCTATGGTGTCCGGAACAATGGAAAAGCGATCCGCGCCAACGCCCTTACCCTATACATCAAGGGGCCGCGGGTGTATCTGGCGCCACCCGATGGGGCATCGCAACAGGAACAGCAATACCTGGACATGCAGGAGCAGGTATCTTACCAGGTGTTGACAGACGATAAGGGGCAGCGGTACACGCTGCGTAAACCCTTCTCTACCTATGCACAACCGGAATTATTAACGGACACGGCCACCATCCTGGGCTATCGCTGTAAGAAGGCGAAGCTGTTCATCCGTTCCAACACGATTGAGGTATGGTATACCGACCAGCTGCCGATCAAAGGGACACCCGGTATCGCTACGGGAGCAGGACTGGGGCTGGTGCTTAAAACCGTGCGTAACGGCAGTTTCGAACAGATTGCACAGAAGATCGACTTCCGTCCGGTAAAGGACAAAGAGCTGAACTGGCCAGCCGATATGGGGCAGCGGGTAGATGATGCCGCTTATATGCAACAGGTGATCGAGCGCCGTTATGTGACGCTGCCCATATTTGATAATGAGCAGATCTGTTTCGGAGCGCCTACGGACACTGTGCAGCAGCTATCTGCCGGGGTCACCTATCATTTTGCCGGCGGCACGGTGATCCTCAAAAAAGTAAAACTGCCCGTACCGCAGGCCGGGCAACAGCTGTTTGCCGAGCTGGTACAATATTCCAACGGAGATGCCTACGACCGTACCGGTTCTGTGTTTGTGATCCCGACGGACAAGGCGACCTCTTTCCTGGATGGGCTGCAGAAAGGCGTACAGGCATTGCCGGTATATACCGATAAGCAAGGGAAAAAATACCAGGGCGTGACGGTAACGGATCACTACCAGCCTACGCTGGAGCTGATGCGGTTTTTTACGCCATTCGGGGTACGTCAATTCAACCAGCAGGTGCAGATAAAAGGATACCAGTGGGCAGATTCAGCGCTATATAAACAGGATATCACGGAGTTGCATGCACGCATGCAGGGAGACGTGTTGCTGGGGGTATTTATCGGCAACTACGACAAAGGCGGCCACAAGGTGAGCCTGCGACTTAAATACTATCCCGGATACAGCAAAGAAGAATCCGCCAAGATGAGTAAGACCTGGATCAGCCCTGTGTTCAACACAACGAACCTGATGGAGATGGCCGGGCAGGAATATGCGACCATGTTCAAACAGGATTCTCTGCGTATAACCGTAGATATCCCGGCGGGACTGAAGAACCTGCAGCTGCGTTATATCACTACTGGCCATGGCGGCTGGGGCGGCGGCGACGAATTCAATCCCAAGCTGAACGAGATATTTGTGGACGGCAAGCGGGTATATCACTTTATGCCCTGGCGTACGGACTGTGCGACTTACCGGTTGCTGAACCCAGCTTCCGGCAACTTTGGCAACGGATTATCCTCTTCCGATCTGAGTCGTTCCAACTGGTGTCCGGGTACGCTGACATTACCGGTGAGCATCCCATTGCCCGACCTGGCGCCCGGGAAGCATACAATACAGGTGGCGATCCCGCTGGGAGAGCCGGAGGGAGGCAGCTTCAGCGCCTGGAACGTCTCCGGTTGCCTGATTGGTGAGCAAGGATAA